Genomic segment of Candidatus Baltobacteraceae bacterium:
CATCGCAGGCTGTGCCGGACCATATCGTGCGGGTACAGGGCAGTTGGTTCCACCGGTGGTGCCGATGACCGATGCCGGCGCAGGCGCACCTTGGGACGGGAAAGGCCCACAGTTAGTCGTTACGTCGAAGGCTGATAGCGGTCGTGGATCGTTGCGTGACACCCTTGCGAAAGCACAGAGCGGCAGCACGGTCACGTTCCATCTGCCCAAGCACGCGCAGATCAAGTTGACGACGGGGCCAATCACAATTTCGAAGAAGATCAGAATCACTGGGCCTGGGACGACGGTGCTCTTTATCTCCGCAAATCGAAAGTCGCAGATCTTCTCGGTGGCCGCGCACGTCGTGGCGAGCATCAGTGACCTCACATTACGGGACGGAAAGGCCGCGCAAGGCGGCGCGATCTATAATGCCGGGTCGCTCACTGTCGACGATGTGGCGTTCAACGGGAATGCGGCGTCGGGCGCCGGCAGCTCGACTGCCGTCGCAGAGAAGGCGACCCCGCTAAGTCGACGGCCCTTCCGCCTAGGCTCTCACGCGATCAGACACGCCCACGCTCCGCGGATGATGGTTACCGATGCGTCGGGGGCGGGCGCGGGTGGTGCAATCTACAACGCGGCTCACGCGAAGCTCACCGTTACTAAGAGCATGTTTTCAGAAAACGCGGCTGCCTACGGCGGAGCAATCGACAACCTGGGCATGGCGAAGCTGACCTCCGACGTGTTTAAGAACAATGCGGGGTATCGCGGCTCCGGGTCACCCGTTGTGGGGGCATTCGGTTATGGCGCGGCGCTCTACGACAGCGGAAAGCTCACCGTCGCGTCGTGCACGTTCACTGCGAACGTCGCCGGAGGACATTCGCAGGGGAGTTTCGGCGTCGGCGGTGCGATTGCACAGATTTCAGGTGTGACGACTGTGGTAAACAGCGTTTTCGATTCGAACATCGCAGGCGGTGGAACAGGCGGATCGTGGGGAACCGGGGGAGCGATATATACAACGGCGGGATCGCTAAGCGTGTCCGGCAGCACGTTTAATGCAAACGAAGCTGGAGGCGACTCGTACGGTTACGGAGGCGGCATTTATGCCGATCAAACTTTTTCCGGTTCCAAGAACAAGTTTTCCCAGAATTTCTCGGACGGAACGAGCGGATCGGGGGCCGCGTACGGGGGTGCCGTGTATGCCGGCAACGGCGTCTCAATGAGCGTAAGCACGTTTTCCAGCAATAGTGCAAGGGCCGGCTACGCCTTCGGCGGCGCCATAGACGGCGAGTCGAGCTCCACGCTCCCGTCCGATTCATTTACCGGCAATAGCGCCGTCGGTGGCTCGGGAGGCTACGCTGAAGGCGGCGCCGTCTACCTCGGAAGCGGAAGCAGCGTGTTTACATCTGCGACGTTCTCGGCAAACCGCGCTTCGGCAGCTGGGGCGGGTTCGTTTGCAAGCGGCGGCGGGGTTGCCGCATTCGCCGCCGTGAACATCGGCGGTGCGAGCTCCTTTTCCGCAAACGTCGCTAGCGCGGCGATCACGGGTTATGGTGGGGAAGGAGGCGCGATGGCAATCGAGCAAGGGCCGTTCTCGTTCATCGGCGCCATTAGCAACAACACCGCGACTACTCAGGGCGGCGGTTTGTGGATCGACGGCCTGGCAACGCTGACGAACTCCACAATCTCCGGAAACAGTGTCACTGCCATGCAGGCTGCTAATGACGGTGGCGGTGGCATCTACGCGGCGTACGCGGCCACGCTGACGATGTCTGGCTCAACCATAGCATCGAACAAGGTGTACGGTACGCCCGCCTATGCTGGTGGAGGCGGGATCTTCAACGCCGGCGGTGCTACGATGACGAACAGCACCATAGAGAACAATACTTCGTCGGTCGACGGGGGCGGCTTGGAAAACGATGCTGCCGCGAACGTCAGCCTTGAAAATATGACGATCTACGCCAACACGGCCTCCTTAAACGGTGGTAGCCTCAAGAATCTCTATGCCGATGCCTCCATCACTATCGCCAACTCGATTCTGGCTCACGGGACCGCGTCAGGTGGTCCGAACGAGATCTCGAACGACGGCAGCGTTGTTTCAGGCGACTACGACATCATTCAAAGCCCGGTAGTAGGTAACGTTATCAGCGGCACGACCTCGCACGATCTCGCCGTCGACCCGCAACTCGCGGGATTGGCCAGTAACGGCGGTCCGACGCAAACGAGCGCCGACGGCAAAACAAGTCCCGGGACCGCTTATATTCCCTTTGACAGCTGCTTGCAGTTCAACATCTTCGTCGATCAGCGCGGGCTTCCGAGAGATCCAGTCCTCGACAAGGATAGCTGCGACGTCGGTGCCTACGAAAATCAAGATCCTTAGCTCAAGATCCTACGGAAACGCGTTTCGGGTGGAGGAGTACATGAAGCGAACCCTCGTTTTTTCAGCGCTGGCGCTGGCCGCGCTTTCGGCCTGTAGCGGCGGCAACGGCGTTCTGCCGTCGTCGTTCGTGGGGGGAGCGGCAGGGCGCCACCGAACGACTACTAAGAGTCACGCGACGATCGTCATTTCCATTCCCACGATCGGTGCCGCCGCTCGGCGCCAAAGACAGAAGTTGCATCGTCACTATGTGTCGCCCGCCACACAGTCGGTTGCGATCGCCGTCACCTTCGCCGACGCCACCGTCAAAAGCTTTAACGCTGACCTCACGCCAGCATCCAACTCGCATTGCGTTGCAGATTCGACGGGTACGACCTGCACGATTACAGCAGATCTTCCCGTCGGGAACTACACGGCTGCATTTACCACCTACGACGGCTTGCTGAGCGGAAAAACGCCGACAGGCCACGTGCTGTCGGCCAATCAAAGCATTCCCTTTTCGATCAAAAAGAATAACCCGAACGACGTCAAGGTGGTACTCGACGGAATTCCAACGGCGGTTGCCTTCATTCCGTCTGCTTCGTCCACGATCTACGGAAACCAGACGCTGGGTTACGTTATGCCGCGGTGCAGTCCAACCCCGCAGTCCGTCAGCGTGGTCGGCATCGACGCCGACGGCAATTTCATCGTTGGCCACGGTGCACCGGCGGTCACCCTGCGTTCGGGCTCCTCGATGCTGGCCGTGTCGACGCCAAAACCGTCATCTCCCAATACGTTCGTGTTAATGCCTCCAAAACCGCCGACTTATCCGCCGGGCGGCTCGGCGGTGTTTTTGGAAGCGCTCGCGACGCCGCGAAGCGGCAGCGGCGGCATCCCAGTTGCTCTCGTGTTAAAGATAACGTTCAGCAGCGACATCTGCGGAGTCGTGACCGAGTTTCCGCTTCCTAGCGCGAGCAGTCAGCCGTTCGGTATCACCGTGGGTTCAGACAACGCCATTTGGTTCACCGAAAAGAACACGAACAAGATCGGCCGCATTCCAACGACGGCAACGCTCTCCAACTCGCAGATCACCGAGTATACGCTGCCGACGGCAAACGCGGGCCCGATTAGCATTGCCGCTGGTAGCGACGGAGCATTGTGGTTCGCAGAATACAACGTCGGGCAAATCGGGCGGATACCGATGAATGGCTCGCCGATATTTGAGTTCGTCGTTCCAACGGCACACAGCTTTCCTCGTGCCATCGCCGCTGGACCGGATGGAGCTATGTGGTTCACGGAGCTGTTGGGAAACAAGATCGGGCGCATTCCGACGAGCGGACCAATCGTGGTCATGGAATTCTCAGTTCCAACCGCGTCGAGCCAACCGGCCGGTATTGCGCCTGGTCCGGATGGCGCGATGTGGTTTACGGAATCCTCTGGGAATAAGGTTGGCCGTATCACGACTGATGGTACGTCGGTGGCGGACTACTCCGTTGGTGCTTCGGTAAAACCGTTTGACCTGGCAGCCGGCCCAGACGGAAATTTGTGGTTCACGCAATGCGGCGCACACAGTGTCGGTACCGTCGCAACCGCAGGTTCACCAGTCACCGAATACTTAGTACCCGCCTTTTTAGGTTTTCCCGCCACAACCTATGGGATTACCGCCGGCCCGGACAGCGCGATGTGGTTTACGAACGAAGCATCGCAATCGATCGGTCGCGTTGCCACTGATGGTTCTTTTTCTCAGTTCCCCTTAGCGACGGCTGCCGCTCACCCAGTTAACATCATCAAAGGTCCGGATGGGAATTTGTGGTTTACAGAGTTCCTTGGAAATAAAGTCGGTCGCATCCAATAGCCGTTTGGGTGCCTCTACTGTTGGCGAACGTTATCCTTAGCAGGCGCGAGTTTTTAAGTGTGCCGCTTGCCCTGAGCGCTGCTGCCCTTGCGCCGGCGTCGCAGAGGAATGAGAATATCGTTTCCCTTGGAAAGCTCGGTCGCTTCTGGCGCTTCAGCGCGGCATTGGGCCCCTATCTCGAAACGGGTAACGCACTTATCGACGTGCCGTCGTACATGCTGCAGGGTGACTTTCCTTATCTCAAACGCCCGTTTTTGAAAGAGGCCTTATTCGCGGATCAACTGACCGTCGTTCGACTGTTGGGTGGATATGTGAAGCCGGGACTATCGGGAGCCGAGCTGCAGAAACTCGACCTCGCCTATCGCGGGGACGACGGCACGATCCACTATCGTATGGAGTTACTCAGACCGAGGCTGCAGCCATACCTCGACAACGGGTACCGCGATATTACCCTCGTGCTCGACAATGTTCCTTACTGCTTCCCCTCCGAACCGAAGATTGCAACTTTTGGGCAGATCGCGCCGCCGCGCGATCCAGCCGAGTGGAAGGCGTTCGTTCGTGAAGTCGCCCGCGAGGTCTTAGGGATCGTCGGGTCCTCCGGTGCGTCCAGATTGCGATTTCGCGTTGGAAGCGAATGTAATGGGCGCGAGCGCTTCGACGGATCGCAGGCTCAATACGAGCGTCACTACCAAGATACCGCGGCCGCCATCCGCGAGATCATGCCGGACGTGCCCGTCAGCTTCTACAACATATCACGAGTCAACGTTCGCTCGATTCCCTCGCAAAACGTCGACTCGTTCGCTTTAGCCCGAAGCTGCTTTGCACGTACACCCCAGGTACCCGTAGATTTCATCGCATTTTCTCGTTACTACTGGCAACAAGATGATCCCGAGCAAGTCGGGCAGCAATGCCGCGCCGTATGGGACGAGTTTGGGAGCCTCGTTCCGGAGCTTCGCGGTGCATCTCGGGAGGTTCAGGAGTTTGGAATTGCGACGTGGCAGATGACCGCGCATGGGCAAATCGCACGATCGGAGCCGGGTGCATTGGGTGCGGCCCAGCTCTTGCAGATGCTGTTCTGTCTTCGCGAAGCGCGAGTCAACCGCGTGTGGCATTGGAGCGTTCTAGATACGCAGATCCGGGACCATGCCGGCGTGCGACGATCGCTGCCAACCGGCCAAGCCTGGGTCTATTCTGTTCTCGAGCACATGGCTGACGGTGACGCGTTCCTTCTGCGCGGTGTCGATAGTGAAGGCGGCATTAAGCGGATGGCAGTTGGTTCGTGGAAGGTGGATTCTGTAATCCTTGCCATTTCGGCCTATCATCCCGATGGCACGGCACGCCCTTCCGAAACCGTCGAGTTCCAACTTCCGCCGTCGGGCTTCGGCTTCAAGACGCGCACGACCCGGATCGCGAGGCTCAACGGGTCGAACTGTGTCCACTCTATGGCCCGCGACGATCTTGCGACGCATGGGATGCTTGCCGGTGTTTTCACGAGCCATCCGGAGTTTCTCGGAACCGTGCGGGAGATGGCAGCCTCGCGTGAGGGGGAGGTTCTCATTGCCCAAAATGAATCAAAATATCTCGACGCGTGGGTACGATCGTTGACACTGCAACCCTTCACAAGTCAGGATGGCGCGATCGGCGAAAGCCGCATCCGGGTTCGAATTGCGTCGCCGGAGGTCGTCGTCCTCGCCGTCAACCGCTAAGGCTTCGACGTCTTGATCGCGCTTGAGGCTTGCGGCAAGCTGTACGCATACACGAAGCCGCGGTGGTCCGCAAAATACAGTCCGCTGGGTACGACGACGGGCCCGGCATTGAAGTTCGCCGCCCCCGGAAACTGCTTGAGAATTGTTCCGGACTGAAGGGAGATGGCATCGACAGCATCGTCCATGCCCTCGTAGACGACGCCGTTGTCGATCGCCGCGTAGGCATCGACCGCGGCGGTCATGGGAATCGACCAGAGCACCGTGCCGTTCACAGTTATCGCCTTTAGATAGGAGATGAACCCGCTCTTCGTGTTGCCCGGCCGATTGAGTACCTCACGTGATACACGCTTGATGGCAGAGCTTGACGCCGGAAAGAAGCCGGCGCCGATAACGTACGTTGATCCGTTGGTCGTTGGTGTCGCATGCCCCCCATTGACACCGCCGAGGGGCGTCGAAATGATCTGGTGCCCAGACGTCCCGTCGACGGTGTAAAGTGTTCCATTTTTGTTGATGAACGTGTCCGTGCCATTGGCGATAGATATGCCGCCGCCGGTATCGTTATCGTCGGTGTACGTCGGGTCGGCTTGAAAATGCCAGTCCATGGAACCGTCGGTGTTTAGCGCGACGGCACCCTGGTCCCATGCCCCTCCCTGGCACGTGTTCCCGGTGCCGAACACGACGTGCGATCCATCCCAGGCAATCGCTCCCCAGACGCCGCCACCGCCGCCGGGATTATTTACGGGATTCGTGAGCCAAGTCCACTTCACGGTGCCCGTCTTTGCGTCGAATGCACTAACGCCGCCGTTGATACAGGCCACGTCACCTCCCGACCAGCCTTCGTACACTATGCCATTTGCGTAGACCGGTGCATCGTGGATCATTCCGGGCACGACCGTCTTCCATGCAACGCTCCCGTCGGCTAGGCGCAGCGCGAAGAAGTGCGACGGCTGAGGCTGGAACTCGATTCCGTTGATGGCGTACCAGGTGCCCATGAAGACGAGTCCATCAGCCGTATCGATCATTGGCGAGGATCGTGTATTCTCGGACGCGTTGGATGAAATTGTCGTCTTCCAGATTACAGAGCCGTCCAAGGCGGAAAGGTCGTAAACGATGCCGCCGTAGGTCGCGACGATGACGTTCCCGTTATAGACGACCGGGCTCGAATAAATGTTGTCGAGGACATTCGTACTCCAACGCTGCGTCAGGCTGGACACGGTCGACGCAGTGATCCCCGTCGATCGGGTTTCGGAACCCGTGCGCTGGAAGTCGTGCGCAAAAGCAATCCAGTCGTCCGCCGCAAATGGTGCGTACGTAAGTTTTAGGATCTGAATGCAATGGGCGCCCTGTTGGCTGCAGATGCTCTTGTCCGCGTAGGACGCCGACAATGTGAGTTGCGTCGCACCGTTGACGGCGTGAGGCGGGGTTATCGTAAACGTCTGTTGAGGCGCGACGGGCTGAACCACCGTGAAGCTCGAGTCCGAGGATGCGACCGAGAGATGCGGCGAGCCGGCGCCGACGATGGCATCGCCGTCGGCATCGAGCGGGGTCATCAGAAAAGTTTGTGTGCCTCCCCACACACCGCCGCTCCCGATCGTAAAGCCGGTCAGCGCGGATCCGGTAACCGCACCGGATGCGGGTACCACGCGAAACGAAGTCGGCACTCCGTCCATCGTGAAGGCGATCTTCCGCGGTGCTCCGGCTTTTAGCGTAAATGGAATGCCGTGGGCCTGAGAAAGAATCTGTCCCTCCTCTTTCGTCCGGCTATAGGCGGTGATCTCTGCCGAATACGAGCCTGTCGCCAGTGAAATTCCGCTGACCGTGCAACGCGTACCGCCAGAAATGCCCGTGC
This window contains:
- a CDS encoding choice-of-anchor Q domain-containing protein: MRDTLAKAQSGSTVTFHLPKHAQIKLTTGPITISKKIRITGPGTTVLFISANRKSQIFSVAAHVVASISDLTLRDGKAAQGGAIYNAGSLTVDDVAFNGNAASGAGSSTAVAEKATPLSRRPFRLGSHAIRHAHAPRMMVTDASGAGAGGAIYNAAHAKLTVTKSMFSENAAAYGGAIDNLGMAKLTSDVFKNNAGYRGSGSPVVGAFGYGAALYDSGKLTVASCTFTANVAGGHSQGSFGVGGAIAQISGVTTVVNSVFDSNIAGGGTGGSWGTGGAIYTTAGSLSVSGSTFNANEAGGDSYGYGGGIYADQTFSGSKNKFSQNFSDGTSGSGAAYGGAVYAGNGVSMSVSTFSSNSARAGYAFGGAIDGESSSTLPSDSFTGNSAVGGSGGYAEGGAVYLGSGSSVFTSATFSANRASAAGAGSFASGGGVAAFAAVNIGGASSFSANVASAAITGYGGEGGAMAIEQGPFSFIGAISNNTATTQGGGLWIDGLATLTNSTISGNSVTAMQAANDGGGGIYAAYAATLTMSGSTIASNKVYGTPAYAGGGGIFNAGGATMTNSTIENNTSSVDGGGLENDAAANVSLENMTIYANTASLNGGSLKNLYADASITIANSILAHGTASGGPNEISNDGSVVSGDYDIIQSPVVGNVISGTTSHDLAVDPQLAGLASNGGPTQTSADGKTSPGTAYIPFDSCLQFNIFVDQRGLPRDPVLDKDSCDVGAYENQDP
- a CDS encoding PQQ-binding-like beta-propeller repeat protein, with protein sequence MTVLTLSGKTIFTKKANVTPTSPGCTGISGGTRCTVSGISLATGSYSAEITAYSRTKEEGQILSQAHGIPFTLKAGAPRKIAFTMDGVPTSFRVVPASGAVTGSALTGFTIGSGGVWGGTQTFLMTPLDADGDAIVGAGSPHLSVASSDSSFTVVQPVAPQQTFTITPPHAVNGATQLTLSASYADKSICSQQGAHCIQILKLTYAPFAADDWIAFAHDFQRTGSETRSTGITASTVSSLTQRWSTNVLDNIYSSPVVYNGNVIVATYGGIVYDLSALDGSVIWKTTISSNASENTRSSPMIDTADGLVFMGTWYAINGIEFQPQPSHFFALRLADGSVAWKTVVPGMIHDAPVYANGIVYEGWSGGDVACINGGVSAFDAKTGTVKWTWLTNPVNNPGGGGGVWGAIAWDGSHVVFGTGNTCQGGAWDQGAVALNTDGSMDWHFQADPTYTDDNDTGGGISIANGTDTFINKNGTLYTVDGTSGHQIISTPLGGVNGGHATPTTNGSTYVIGAGFFPASSSAIKRVSREVLNRPGNTKSGFISYLKAITVNGTVLWSIPMTAAVDAYAAIDNGVVYEGMDDAVDAISLQSGTILKQFPGAANFNAGPVVVPSGLYFADHRGFVYAYSLPQASSAIKTSKP